Proteins from a genomic interval of Rosa chinensis cultivar Old Blush chromosome 2, RchiOBHm-V2, whole genome shotgun sequence:
- the LOC112190379 gene encoding zinc-finger homeodomain protein 6, whose translation MEVRGQDKVLGMPTTLGFNPQHRDSSSSKLSSPSLHHHVNNTLIFNHPQTLDPFYQAPPHHHHHHQPQQSNPYKPSRDPDPIPIPNPDPNLSPAAVCTSPRATSGTPIASRANHSFKAAPSALAPEPITASKAVRYRECLKNHAASTGGHVLDGCGEFMPSGEEDSPGGLKCAACECHRNFHRKEIEGETQLVHVPNNYHVLNHHNKNSHSSRNASSAPVLSSLPPPPPVHHHHQYHHFPATSPSVAGSFPPGMMTFGGGGGAAESSSEDLNHIHMYEQSNQAGGSKKRFRTKFSQEQKDKMMEVAEKLGWRIQKHDEQEVQQLCSELGIRRQVFKVWMHNNKQAMKKKQL comes from the coding sequence ATGGAGGTGAGAGGCCAAGATAAGGTTTTAGGGATGCCAACCACTTTGGGGTTCAATCCCCAACATAGagactcttcttcttccaagctctcttctccatctcttcatcatcATGTTAACAACACATTAATCTTTAACCACCCCCAAACCCTAGACCCTTTTTATCAGGCTccacctcatcatcatcatcatcatcagcctCAGCAATCGAATCCATACAAACCCAGTAGAGATCCTGACCCAATCCCTATCCCAAACCCAGATCCAAACCTATCACCAGCTGCTGTCTGCACCAGCCCAAGAGCAACAAGCGGCACACCAATTGCAAGCCGAGCAAACCACAGCTTCAAAGCAGCACCATCGGCACTGGCACCTGAGCCAATTACAGCTTCGAAAGCAGTTAGATATCGAGAATGCTTGAAGAATCACGCAGCGAGCACTGGAGGGCATGTACTGGATGGCTGCGGAGAGTTCATGCCGAGCGGAGAGGAAGACAGCCCGGGAGGACTAAAATGTGCAGCATGTGAGTGCCACAGGAATTTCCACAGGAAAGAGATCGAGGGTGAAACCCAACTAGTACATGTACCCAATAATTACCATGTCCTTAACCACCACAACAAAAACAGCCACAGTAGCCGGAATGCATCATCAGCACCTGTTCTATCCTCACTCCCTCCACCACCTCctgttcatcatcatcatcagtacCATCATTTCCCAGCCACTAGTCCTTCCGTGGCCGGATCATTTCCTCCTGGGATGATGACTTTTGGAGGTGGCGGAGGGGCGGCTGAGTCATCTAGTGAGGATCTCAACCACATCCACATGTACGAGCAGTCAAATCAGGCCGGGGGTTCGAAGAAGCGGTTTCGGACAAAGTTCAGCCAAGAGCAGAAGGACAAGATGATGGAGGTGGCAGAAAAGTTGGGATGGAGGATCCAGAAGCACGATGAGCAAGAGGTGCAGCAGTTGTGTTCTGAATTGGGTATAAGGAGACAGGTTTTCAAGGTATGGATGCACAATAATAAACAAGCCATGAAGAAGAAGCAACTGTAA